A window of Methylobacterium bullatum genomic DNA:
CAGGCGGCCTCTGCCTTCGATGGTGCCGAGAGCGAGGCGTTGGCGGTGGTGGACGATCCGGCCTCGCGCCGGGTGGTCGGCTTGCTCACCGAGAGCCACACGCTCAAGCGCTACAGCGAGGAACTCGACCGGCAGAGGCGGGCGATCATGGGCGAGGCCGGATAAGCACTGGACGCTTCGCGATTTCCTGTGCTGGACCCGGGAGCTGGACCCGCCATCGCCCCATCCGCCCGGGAAGGGGCGGATGGGATTGGCCGTTTCAGGCCGGCACCACCCGCCGTGACTTGCGCATCAGCGCCTCTTCCACGGTGCCGTCGCCGTCGAGATAGCCATGGCGCTTGGGGTTCGGCATGATCAGCGAGCCGATGAAGGCGATGGCGAGCATCGCCGTGACGTACCAGAAGAAGCTGCTCTCAGAGCCGATCTGCTTCAGATACAGGGCCACCATCTCCGCGGTGCCACCGAAGAGGGAGTTCGCGACCGCATAGGAAAGGCCGACGCCGAGCGCGCGGACCTGGGTCGGGAACAGTTCGGCTTTCACGATGCCGCTGATGCCGGTGTAGAAACTGATCACCGTGAGGCCGATCATGATCAGGCCGAACGAGAGGTACGGGTTGGTAGTGGCGCCGATGGCGGTCATCAGCGGCACCACCATCAACGTGCCGAGCCCGCTATAGAGCAGCATGTTGGTCTTGCGGCCGATCCGGTCCGACAGCCAGCCGAAGAAGGGCTGGATCACCATGTAGACGAGAAGCGCCGCCGTGGAGATCTGCGAGGCGGTGATCTTGTCGATATGCGCCGTGTTGAAGAGATATTTCGGCATGTAGGTGGTGAAGGTGTAGAAGCTCAGGGAGCCGCCGGCGGTGTAGGCGAGCACCACGCAGAACGCCCGCCAATGCTTGAACAGGGCGGCGAACGTGCCGGATTCCTTCGAGGCCATGTCCTCTTTCGTGGCGGTTTCCGCGAGCGACGAGCGCAGGAACAGGGCGACCACGGCCGCCATCGCGCCGATGAAGAACGGGATACGCCAGCCCCAGGCCGTGAGCTGCTGGGCGGTCAGGATACTCTGCAGGATGATCAGCACCAGCGAGGCGAGGAGCTGGCCGCCGATCAGGGTGACGTACTGGAACGAGGCGAAGAACCCGCGCTGACCCTTGAGGGCGACCTCGCTCATGTAGGTCGCGCTGGTGCCGTACTCGCCGCCGACGGACAGGCCCTGGATCATGCGAGCGAGGAGCAGCAGGGCCGGAGCCCAATGTCCGACGCTGGCATAGGTCGGCAACACGGCGATCATCAGCGATCCGCCGCACATCATCAGCACCGAGATCATCATCGAGGTCTTGCGGCCGAGACGGTCGGCGATGCGGCCGAACAACCAGCCGCCGATGGGGCGCATGAAGAACCCCACGGCGAACACGGCCGCGGATTTCAGGAGTTGGCTGGTATCGTCACCCTCGGGGAAGAAGACCGGCGCGAAGTAGAGAGCGAAGAAGGCGTAGCAATAAAAATCGAACCATTCGACGAGGTTACCCGACGATGAGCCGACGATGGCGAAGATGCGGCGACGGCGATCTTCAGGATCGTCGGGCCGCGAAGGATCGATCGCGATAGCGTCGGACATGGGGACTCCCAAACTTCGAGCGGGACCTTCCGAGTAGGTCTCTTGGGCGGCGAC
This region includes:
- the kgtP gene encoding Alpha-ketoglutarate permease, which produces MSDAIAIDPSRPDDPEDRRRRIFAIVGSSSGNLVEWFDFYCYAFFALYFAPVFFPEGDDTSQLLKSAAVFAVGFFMRPIGGWLFGRIADRLGRKTSMMISVLMMCGGSLMIAVLPTYASVGHWAPALLLLARMIQGLSVGGEYGTSATYMSEVALKGQRGFFASFQYVTLIGGQLLASLVLIILQSILTAQQLTAWGWRIPFFIGAMAAVVALFLRSSLAETATKEDMASKESGTFAALFKHWRAFCVVLAYTAGGSLSFYTFTTYMPKYLFNTAHIDKITASQISTAALLVYMVIQPFFGWLSDRIGRKTNMLLYSGLGTLMVVPLMTAIGATTNPYLSFGLIMIGLTVISFYTGISGIVKAELFPTQVRALGVGLSYAVANSLFGGTAEMVALYLKQIGSESSFFWYVTAMLAIAFIGSLIMPNPKRHGYLDGDGTVEEALMRKSRRVVPA